In a genomic window of Callithrix jacchus isolate 240 chromosome 22, calJac240_pri, whole genome shotgun sequence:
- the CC2D1A gene encoding coiled-coil and C2 domain-containing protein 1A isoform X4, with protein MHKRKGPPGPPGRGAAAARQLGLLVDLSPDGLMIPEDGVNDEELEAEFLALVGGQPPALEKLKGKGPLPMEAIEKMASLCMRDPDEEEEEGTDEDDLEADDDLIAELNEVLGEEQKASETPPPVAQPKPEAPHPGLEATLQERLALYQTAIESARQAGDSAKMRRYDRGLKTLENLLASIQKGNAIDEADIPPPVAIGRGPASTSSYSPAPTQLAPGIVSALEPRVTLEGPPPSAPASSPGSAQPQLPPGPCSPGPLAQLQSRQHEYKLAALHAKQQGDTAAATRHFRVAKSFDAVLEALSRGEPVDLSCLPPPPDQLPPDPPSPPSQPPTPATAPSTPEVPPPPRTLLEALEQRMERYQVAAAQARSKGDQRKARMHERIVKQYQDAIRAHKAGRAVDVAELPVPPGFPPIQGLEATKPTQQSLVGVLETAMKLANQDEGPEDEEDEAPKKNGPVAPTAQPKAPASRAPQSGSAPAAKAPPKGTSTRAQQQLAFLEGRKKQLLQAALRAKQKNDVEGAKMHLRQAKGLEPMLEASRNGLPVDITKVPPAPINKDDFALVQRPGPGLSQEATRRYGELTKLIRQQHEMCLNHSNQFTHLGNITETTKFEKLAEDCKRSMDILKQAFARGLPTPTARFEQRTFSVINLAPCHLLCLLSPLHSALATRDSLWSLLQTRIFPDLSSNDMLLFIVKGINLPTPPGLSPGDLDVFVRFDFPYPNVEEAQKDKTSVIKNTDSPEFKEQFKLCINRSHRGFRRAIQTKGIKFEVVHKGGLFKNDRVLGTAQLKLDALETACEVREILEVLDGRRPTGGRLEVMVRIREPLTAQQLETTTERWLVIDPVPAAVPTVAGPKGKAPPIPAPSREPGNRSTRPLHSLSVLAFDQERLERKILALRQARRPVPPEVAQQYQDIMQRSQWQRAQLEQGGMGIRREYVAQLERQLQFYTEAARRLGNDGSREAAKEALYRRNLVESELQRLRSLNPKEAAGAGRAPLSPWGADPAQLVPQGQHME; from the exons ATGCACAAGAGGAAAGGACCCCCGGGACCCCCGGGCAGAGGCGCCGCGGCCGCCCGCCAG CTGGGCCTGCTGGTTGACCTCTCCCCAGATGGCCTGATGATCCCTGAGGACGGAGTTAATGATGAAGAACTGGAGGCCGAGTTCTTGGCCTTGGTCGGGGGCCAGCCCCCAGCCCTGGAGAAGCTCAAAGGCAAAG GTCCCCTGCCAATGGAGGCCATTGAGAAGATGGCCAGCCTGTGTATGAGAGACccggacgaggaggaggaggaggggacagaCGAGGACGACTTAGAGGCTGACGATGACCTGATA GCGGAGCTAAATGAGGTCCTTGGAGAGGAGCAGAAGGCTTCAGAGACCCCGCCTCCTGTGGCCCAG CCGAAGCCTGAGGCTCCCCATCCGGGGCTGGAGGCCACCTTACAGGAGAGGCTGGCACTCTATCAGACAGCAATTGAAAGCGCCAGGCAAGCCGGAGACAGCGCCAAGATGCGGCGCTATGACCGGGGACTGAAA ACACTGGAAAACCTGCTGGCCTCCATCCAGAAGGGCAATGCCATCGATGAAGCAGACATCCCACCGCCAGTGGCCATAGGCAGAGGCCCGGCGTCCACATCTAGCTACAGCCCTGCACCCACCCAGCTGGCTCCTGGAATTGTGTCAGCCCTGGAGCCCAGGGTCACCCTGGAGGGACCTCCTCCCTCCGCCCCAGCCTCATCTCCAGGCTCGGCTCAGCCCCAGTTGCCCCCAG GTCCCTGCAGCCCAGGCCCTCTGGCCCAGTTGCAGAGCCGCCAGCACGAGTACAAGCTGGCTGCGCTCCATGCCAAGCAGCAGGGAGATACCGCTGCCGCCACCAGACACTTCCGCGTGGCAAAG aGCTTTGATGCTGTCTTGGAGGCCCTGAGCCGGGGAGAGCCCGTGGACCTCTCCTGCCTGCCCCCTCCACCCG ACCAGCTGCCCCCAGATCCACCGTCACCACCGTCACAGCCTCCGACTCCCGCTACAGCGCCCTCCACACCAG AGGTCCCCCCACCCCCGAGGACCCTGCTGGAGGCGCTGGAGCAGCGGATGGAGCGGTATCAGGTGGCTGCAGCCCAGGCCAGGAGCAAGGGGGACCAGCGGAAAGCGCGAATGCACGAGCGCATCGTCAAG CAATACCAAGATGCCATCAGGGCTCACAAGGCTGGCCGAGCTGTGGATGTTGCTGAATTGCCCGTACCCCCAG GCTTTCCCCCCATCCAGGGCCTGGAGGCCACCAAGCCCACCCAGCAGAGTCTGGTGGGCGTCCTGGAAACTGCCATGAAGCTGGCCAACCAGGATGAAGGCCCAGAGGATGAAGAGGATGAGGCACCTAAGAAG AACGGCCCTGTGGCCCCCACAGCCCAGCCCAAAGCCCCAGCCTCAAGGGCTCCCCAGTCGGGATCAGCCCCAGCAGCCAAAGCACCCCCCAAAGGCACATCCACCAGAG CCCAGCAGCAGCTGGCCTTCCTAGAGGGCCGCAAGAAGCAGCTCCTGCAGGCCGCGCTGCGAGCCAAGCAGAAAAATGATGTGGAGGGCGCCAAGATGCACCTACGCCAGGCCAAGGGACTGGAGCCTATGCTGGAGGCCTCCCGCAACGGTCTACCTGTGGACATCACCAAG GTGCCTCCTGCCCCCATCAACAAGGATGACTTTGCCCTGGTCCAGCGGCCCGGCCCGGGTCTGTCTCAGGAGGCCACCCGGCGCTATGGTGAACTCACCAAGCTGATACGGCAGCAGCATGAG ATGTGCCTGAACCACTCAAACCAATtcacccacctgggcaacatcaCTGAAACCACCAA GTTTGAGAAGTTGGCAGAGGACTGTAAGCGGAGCATGGACATTCTGAAGCAAGCCTTTGCCCGGGGACTCCCCACGCCCACCGCCCGCTTTGAGCAAAGGACCTTCAGCGTCATCAA CCTGGCTCCCTGTCACCTCCTCTGCCTGCTGTCCCCACTTCACTCAGCTCTGGCCACACGGGACTCTCTTTGGTCCCTCCTACAAACCAG GATCTTCCCTGACCTCAGCAGCAACGACATGCTCCTCTTCATCGTGAAGGGCATCAACTTGCCCACACCCCCAG GATTGTCCCCTGGTGATCTGGATGTCTTTGTTCGATTTGACTTCCCCTATCCCAACGTG GAAGAAGCTCAGAAAGACAAGACCAGTGTGATCAAGAACACAGATTCCCCTG AGTTCAAGGAGCAGTTCAAACTCTGCATCAACCGCAGCCACCGTGGCTTCCGAAGAGCCATCCAGACCAAAGGCATCAAGTTTGAAGTGGTTCACAAGGG gggGCTGTTCAAGAATGACCGGGTGCTGGGGACAGCCCAGCTGAAGCTGGATGCACTGGAGACAGCGTGTGAGGTCCGGGAGATCCTTGAG GTCCTGGATGGTCGCCGGCCCACAGGGGGGCGACTGGAGGTGATGGTCCGGATTCGGGAGCCACTGACAGCCCAGCAGTTGGAGACGACGACAGAGAGGTGGCTGGTCATTGACCCCGTGCCAGCAGCTGTGCCAACA GTTGCTGGGCCCAAAGGGAAGGCCCCTCCTATTCCTGCCCCTTCAAGGGAGCCAGGGAACAG ATCAACCAGGCCCCTGCATAGCCTCAGTGTGCTGGCCTTTGACCAAGAGCGTCTAGAGCGGAAG ATCCTGGCCCTCAGGCAGGCGCGGCGGCCAGTGCCCCCAGAAGTGGCCCAGCAGTACCAGGACATCATGCAACGCAGCCAGTGGCAGAGGGCACAGCTGGAGCAGGGGGGCATGGGCATCCGACGGG AATACGTAGCCCAGCTGGAGCGGCAGCTGCAGTTCTACACGGAGGCCGCCCGGCGCCTGGGCAATGATGGCAGCAGG GAGGCCGCAAAGGAGGCGCTCTACAGGCGGAATCTGGTGGAGAGTGAG CTGCAGCGGCTCCGCAG cctcaaCCCCAAAGAAGCCGCTGGGGCTGGCCGGGCCCCCCTGTCTCCCTGGGGCGCTGACCCAGCCCAGCTGGTACCCCAGGGCCAGCACATGGAATAA
- the CC2D1A gene encoding coiled-coil and C2 domain-containing protein 1A isoform X10 gives MHKRKGPPGPPGRGAAAARQLGLLVDLSPDGLMIPEDGVNDEELEAEFLALVGGQPPALEKLKGKGPLPMEAIEKMASLCMRDPDEEEEEGTDEDDLEADDDLIAELNEVLGEEQKASETPPPVAQPKPEAPHPGLEATLQERLALYQTAIESARQAGDSAKMRRYDRGLKTLENLLASIQKGNAIDEADIPPPVAIGRGPASTSSYSPAPTQLAPGIVSALEPRVTLEGPPPSAPASSPGSAQPQLPPGPCSPGPLAQLQSRQHEYKLAALHAKQQGDTAAATRHFRVAKSFDAVLEALSRGEPVDLSCLPPPPDQLPPDPPSPPSQPPTPATAPSTPEVPPPPRTLLEALEQRMERYQVAAAQARSKGDQRKARMHERIVKQYQDAIRAHKAGRAVDVAELPVPPGFPPIQGLEATKPTQQSLVGVLETAMKLANQDEGPEDEEDEAPKKQNGPVAPTAQPKAPASRAPQSGSAPAAKAPPKGTSTRAQQQLAFLEGRKKQLLQAALRAKQKNDVEGAKMHLRQAKGLEPMLEASRNGLPVDITKVPPAPINKDDFALVQRPGPGLSQEATRRYGELTKLIRQQHEMCLNHSNQFTHLGNITETTKFEKLAEDCKRSMDILKQAFARGLPTPTARFEQRTFSVIKIFPDLSSNDMLLFIVKGINLPTPPGLSPGDLDVFVRFDFPYPNVEEAQKDKTSVIKNTDSPEFKEQFKLCINRSHRGFRRAIQTKGIKFEVVHKGGLFKNDRVLGTAQLKLDALETACEVREILEVLDGRRPTGGRLEVMVRIREPLTAQQLETTTERWLVIDPVPAAVPTVAGPKGKAPPIPAPSREPGNRSTRPLHSLSVLAFDQERLERKILALRQARRPVPPEVAQQYQDIMQRSQWQRAQLEQGGMGIRREYVAQLERQLQFYTEAARRLGNDGSREAAKEALYRRNLVESELQRLRR, from the exons ATGCACAAGAGGAAAGGACCCCCGGGACCCCCGGGCAGAGGCGCCGCGGCCGCCCGCCAG CTGGGCCTGCTGGTTGACCTCTCCCCAGATGGCCTGATGATCCCTGAGGACGGAGTTAATGATGAAGAACTGGAGGCCGAGTTCTTGGCCTTGGTCGGGGGCCAGCCCCCAGCCCTGGAGAAGCTCAAAGGCAAAG GTCCCCTGCCAATGGAGGCCATTGAGAAGATGGCCAGCCTGTGTATGAGAGACccggacgaggaggaggaggaggggacagaCGAGGACGACTTAGAGGCTGACGATGACCTGATA GCGGAGCTAAATGAGGTCCTTGGAGAGGAGCAGAAGGCTTCAGAGACCCCGCCTCCTGTGGCCCAG CCGAAGCCTGAGGCTCCCCATCCGGGGCTGGAGGCCACCTTACAGGAGAGGCTGGCACTCTATCAGACAGCAATTGAAAGCGCCAGGCAAGCCGGAGACAGCGCCAAGATGCGGCGCTATGACCGGGGACTGAAA ACACTGGAAAACCTGCTGGCCTCCATCCAGAAGGGCAATGCCATCGATGAAGCAGACATCCCACCGCCAGTGGCCATAGGCAGAGGCCCGGCGTCCACATCTAGCTACAGCCCTGCACCCACCCAGCTGGCTCCTGGAATTGTGTCAGCCCTGGAGCCCAGGGTCACCCTGGAGGGACCTCCTCCCTCCGCCCCAGCCTCATCTCCAGGCTCGGCTCAGCCCCAGTTGCCCCCAG GTCCCTGCAGCCCAGGCCCTCTGGCCCAGTTGCAGAGCCGCCAGCACGAGTACAAGCTGGCTGCGCTCCATGCCAAGCAGCAGGGAGATACCGCTGCCGCCACCAGACACTTCCGCGTGGCAAAG aGCTTTGATGCTGTCTTGGAGGCCCTGAGCCGGGGAGAGCCCGTGGACCTCTCCTGCCTGCCCCCTCCACCCG ACCAGCTGCCCCCAGATCCACCGTCACCACCGTCACAGCCTCCGACTCCCGCTACAGCGCCCTCCACACCAG AGGTCCCCCCACCCCCGAGGACCCTGCTGGAGGCGCTGGAGCAGCGGATGGAGCGGTATCAGGTGGCTGCAGCCCAGGCCAGGAGCAAGGGGGACCAGCGGAAAGCGCGAATGCACGAGCGCATCGTCAAG CAATACCAAGATGCCATCAGGGCTCACAAGGCTGGCCGAGCTGTGGATGTTGCTGAATTGCCCGTACCCCCAG GCTTTCCCCCCATCCAGGGCCTGGAGGCCACCAAGCCCACCCAGCAGAGTCTGGTGGGCGTCCTGGAAACTGCCATGAAGCTGGCCAACCAGGATGAAGGCCCAGAGGATGAAGAGGATGAGGCACCTAAGAAG CAGAACGGCCCTGTGGCCCCCACAGCCCAGCCCAAAGCCCCAGCCTCAAGGGCTCCCCAGTCGGGATCAGCCCCAGCAGCCAAAGCACCCCCCAAAGGCACATCCACCAGAG CCCAGCAGCAGCTGGCCTTCCTAGAGGGCCGCAAGAAGCAGCTCCTGCAGGCCGCGCTGCGAGCCAAGCAGAAAAATGATGTGGAGGGCGCCAAGATGCACCTACGCCAGGCCAAGGGACTGGAGCCTATGCTGGAGGCCTCCCGCAACGGTCTACCTGTGGACATCACCAAG GTGCCTCCTGCCCCCATCAACAAGGATGACTTTGCCCTGGTCCAGCGGCCCGGCCCGGGTCTGTCTCAGGAGGCCACCCGGCGCTATGGTGAACTCACCAAGCTGATACGGCAGCAGCATGAG ATGTGCCTGAACCACTCAAACCAATtcacccacctgggcaacatcaCTGAAACCACCAA GTTTGAGAAGTTGGCAGAGGACTGTAAGCGGAGCATGGACATTCTGAAGCAAGCCTTTGCCCGGGGACTCCCCACGCCCACCGCCCGCTTTGAGCAAAGGACCTTCAGCGTCATCAA GATCTTCCCTGACCTCAGCAGCAACGACATGCTCCTCTTCATCGTGAAGGGCATCAACTTGCCCACACCCCCAG GATTGTCCCCTGGTGATCTGGATGTCTTTGTTCGATTTGACTTCCCCTATCCCAACGTG GAAGAAGCTCAGAAAGACAAGACCAGTGTGATCAAGAACACAGATTCCCCTG AGTTCAAGGAGCAGTTCAAACTCTGCATCAACCGCAGCCACCGTGGCTTCCGAAGAGCCATCCAGACCAAAGGCATCAAGTTTGAAGTGGTTCACAAGGG gggGCTGTTCAAGAATGACCGGGTGCTGGGGACAGCCCAGCTGAAGCTGGATGCACTGGAGACAGCGTGTGAGGTCCGGGAGATCCTTGAG GTCCTGGATGGTCGCCGGCCCACAGGGGGGCGACTGGAGGTGATGGTCCGGATTCGGGAGCCACTGACAGCCCAGCAGTTGGAGACGACGACAGAGAGGTGGCTGGTCATTGACCCCGTGCCAGCAGCTGTGCCAACA GTTGCTGGGCCCAAAGGGAAGGCCCCTCCTATTCCTGCCCCTTCAAGGGAGCCAGGGAACAG ATCAACCAGGCCCCTGCATAGCCTCAGTGTGCTGGCCTTTGACCAAGAGCGTCTAGAGCGGAAG ATCCTGGCCCTCAGGCAGGCGCGGCGGCCAGTGCCCCCAGAAGTGGCCCAGCAGTACCAGGACATCATGCAACGCAGCCAGTGGCAGAGGGCACAGCTGGAGCAGGGGGGCATGGGCATCCGACGGG AATACGTAGCCCAGCTGGAGCGGCAGCTGCAGTTCTACACGGAGGCCGCCCGGCGCCTGGGCAATGATGGCAGCAGG GAGGCCGCAAAGGAGGCGCTCTACAGGCGGAATCTGGTGGAGAGTGAG CTGCAGCGGCTCCGCAGGTGA
- the CC2D1A gene encoding coiled-coil and C2 domain-containing protein 1A isoform X6 encodes MHKRKGPPGPPGRGAAAARQLGLLVDLSPDGLMIPEDGVNDEELEAEFLALVGGQPPALEKLKGKGPLPMEAIEKMASLCMRDPDEEEEEGTDEDDLEADDDLIAELNEVLGEEQKASETPPPVAQPKPEAPHPGLEATLQERLALYQTAIESARQAGDSAKMRRYDRGLKTLENLLASIQKGNAIDEADIPPPVAIGRGPASTSSYSPAPTQLAPGIVSALEPRVTLEGPPPSAPASSPGSAQPQLPPGPCSPGPLAQLQSRQHEYKLAALHAKQQGDTAAATRHFRVAKSFDAVLEALSRGEPVDLSCLPPPPDQLPPDPPSPPSQPPTPATAPSTPEVPPPPRTLLEALEQRMERYQVAAAQARSKGDQRKARMHERIVKQYQDAIRAHKAGRAVDVAELPVPPGFPPIQGLEATKPTQQSLVGVLETAMKLANQDEGPEDEEDEAPKKNGPVAPTAQPKAPASRAPQSGSAPAAKAPPKGTSTRAQQQLAFLEGRKKQLLQAALRAKQKNDVEGAKMHLRQAKGLEPMLEASRNGLPVDITKVPPAPINKDDFALVQRPGPGLSQEATRRYGELTKLIRQQHEMCLNHSNQFTHLGNITETTKFEKLAEDCKRSMDILKQAFARGLPTPTARFEQRTFSVIKIFPDLSSNDMLLFIVKGINLPTPPGLSPGDLDVFVRFDFPYPNVEEAQKDKTSVIKNTDSPEFKEQFKLCINRSHRGFRRAIQTKGIKFEVVHKGGLFKNDRVLGTAQLKLDALETACEVREILEVLDGRRPTGGRLEVMVRIREPLTAQQLETTTERWLVIDPVPAAVPTQVAGPKGKAPPIPAPSREPGNRSTRPLHSLSVLAFDQERLERKILALRQARRPVPPEVAQQYQDIMQRSQWQRAQLEQGGMGIRREYVAQLERQLQFYTEAARRLGNDGSREAAKEALYRRNLVESELQRLRSLNPKEAAGAGRAPLSPWGADPAQLVPQGQHME; translated from the exons ATGCACAAGAGGAAAGGACCCCCGGGACCCCCGGGCAGAGGCGCCGCGGCCGCCCGCCAG CTGGGCCTGCTGGTTGACCTCTCCCCAGATGGCCTGATGATCCCTGAGGACGGAGTTAATGATGAAGAACTGGAGGCCGAGTTCTTGGCCTTGGTCGGGGGCCAGCCCCCAGCCCTGGAGAAGCTCAAAGGCAAAG GTCCCCTGCCAATGGAGGCCATTGAGAAGATGGCCAGCCTGTGTATGAGAGACccggacgaggaggaggaggaggggacagaCGAGGACGACTTAGAGGCTGACGATGACCTGATA GCGGAGCTAAATGAGGTCCTTGGAGAGGAGCAGAAGGCTTCAGAGACCCCGCCTCCTGTGGCCCAG CCGAAGCCTGAGGCTCCCCATCCGGGGCTGGAGGCCACCTTACAGGAGAGGCTGGCACTCTATCAGACAGCAATTGAAAGCGCCAGGCAAGCCGGAGACAGCGCCAAGATGCGGCGCTATGACCGGGGACTGAAA ACACTGGAAAACCTGCTGGCCTCCATCCAGAAGGGCAATGCCATCGATGAAGCAGACATCCCACCGCCAGTGGCCATAGGCAGAGGCCCGGCGTCCACATCTAGCTACAGCCCTGCACCCACCCAGCTGGCTCCTGGAATTGTGTCAGCCCTGGAGCCCAGGGTCACCCTGGAGGGACCTCCTCCCTCCGCCCCAGCCTCATCTCCAGGCTCGGCTCAGCCCCAGTTGCCCCCAG GTCCCTGCAGCCCAGGCCCTCTGGCCCAGTTGCAGAGCCGCCAGCACGAGTACAAGCTGGCTGCGCTCCATGCCAAGCAGCAGGGAGATACCGCTGCCGCCACCAGACACTTCCGCGTGGCAAAG aGCTTTGATGCTGTCTTGGAGGCCCTGAGCCGGGGAGAGCCCGTGGACCTCTCCTGCCTGCCCCCTCCACCCG ACCAGCTGCCCCCAGATCCACCGTCACCACCGTCACAGCCTCCGACTCCCGCTACAGCGCCCTCCACACCAG AGGTCCCCCCACCCCCGAGGACCCTGCTGGAGGCGCTGGAGCAGCGGATGGAGCGGTATCAGGTGGCTGCAGCCCAGGCCAGGAGCAAGGGGGACCAGCGGAAAGCGCGAATGCACGAGCGCATCGTCAAG CAATACCAAGATGCCATCAGGGCTCACAAGGCTGGCCGAGCTGTGGATGTTGCTGAATTGCCCGTACCCCCAG GCTTTCCCCCCATCCAGGGCCTGGAGGCCACCAAGCCCACCCAGCAGAGTCTGGTGGGCGTCCTGGAAACTGCCATGAAGCTGGCCAACCAGGATGAAGGCCCAGAGGATGAAGAGGATGAGGCACCTAAGAAG AACGGCCCTGTGGCCCCCACAGCCCAGCCCAAAGCCCCAGCCTCAAGGGCTCCCCAGTCGGGATCAGCCCCAGCAGCCAAAGCACCCCCCAAAGGCACATCCACCAGAG CCCAGCAGCAGCTGGCCTTCCTAGAGGGCCGCAAGAAGCAGCTCCTGCAGGCCGCGCTGCGAGCCAAGCAGAAAAATGATGTGGAGGGCGCCAAGATGCACCTACGCCAGGCCAAGGGACTGGAGCCTATGCTGGAGGCCTCCCGCAACGGTCTACCTGTGGACATCACCAAG GTGCCTCCTGCCCCCATCAACAAGGATGACTTTGCCCTGGTCCAGCGGCCCGGCCCGGGTCTGTCTCAGGAGGCCACCCGGCGCTATGGTGAACTCACCAAGCTGATACGGCAGCAGCATGAG ATGTGCCTGAACCACTCAAACCAATtcacccacctgggcaacatcaCTGAAACCACCAA GTTTGAGAAGTTGGCAGAGGACTGTAAGCGGAGCATGGACATTCTGAAGCAAGCCTTTGCCCGGGGACTCCCCACGCCCACCGCCCGCTTTGAGCAAAGGACCTTCAGCGTCATCAA GATCTTCCCTGACCTCAGCAGCAACGACATGCTCCTCTTCATCGTGAAGGGCATCAACTTGCCCACACCCCCAG GATTGTCCCCTGGTGATCTGGATGTCTTTGTTCGATTTGACTTCCCCTATCCCAACGTG GAAGAAGCTCAGAAAGACAAGACCAGTGTGATCAAGAACACAGATTCCCCTG AGTTCAAGGAGCAGTTCAAACTCTGCATCAACCGCAGCCACCGTGGCTTCCGAAGAGCCATCCAGACCAAAGGCATCAAGTTTGAAGTGGTTCACAAGGG gggGCTGTTCAAGAATGACCGGGTGCTGGGGACAGCCCAGCTGAAGCTGGATGCACTGGAGACAGCGTGTGAGGTCCGGGAGATCCTTGAG GTCCTGGATGGTCGCCGGCCCACAGGGGGGCGACTGGAGGTGATGGTCCGGATTCGGGAGCCACTGACAGCCCAGCAGTTGGAGACGACGACAGAGAGGTGGCTGGTCATTGACCCCGTGCCAGCAGCTGTGCCAACA CAGGTTGCTGGGCCCAAAGGGAAGGCCCCTCCTATTCCTGCCCCTTCAAGGGAGCCAGGGAACAG ATCAACCAGGCCCCTGCATAGCCTCAGTGTGCTGGCCTTTGACCAAGAGCGTCTAGAGCGGAAG ATCCTGGCCCTCAGGCAGGCGCGGCGGCCAGTGCCCCCAGAAGTGGCCCAGCAGTACCAGGACATCATGCAACGCAGCCAGTGGCAGAGGGCACAGCTGGAGCAGGGGGGCATGGGCATCCGACGGG AATACGTAGCCCAGCTGGAGCGGCAGCTGCAGTTCTACACGGAGGCCGCCCGGCGCCTGGGCAATGATGGCAGCAGG GAGGCCGCAAAGGAGGCGCTCTACAGGCGGAATCTGGTGGAGAGTGAG CTGCAGCGGCTCCGCAG cctcaaCCCCAAAGAAGCCGCTGGGGCTGGCCGGGCCCCCCTGTCTCCCTGGGGCGCTGACCCAGCCCAGCTGGTACCCCAGGGCCAGCACATGGAATAA